One part of the Sphingobacterium sp. LZ7M1 genome encodes these proteins:
- a CDS encoding RNA polymerase sigma factor yields MKLLNKKSDQELVQAYVKGEERALQVLLERYKTKIYTSIYHQVKDQYLAEDIFQETFIKVINTLKAGRYNDEGKFLPWVMRIAHNMVIDHFRKEKRAPNVVNNDGFDIFEILQFSDDSVEMKMVKDQRDVDLKKIIQLLPDDQKEVLIMRLFCDMSFKDIADITEVSINTALGRMRYALSNLRKMIEENNMMFQLG; encoded by the coding sequence ATGAAACTATTGAATAAGAAAAGTGACCAGGAACTGGTACAAGCGTATGTTAAAGGCGAAGAAAGAGCCTTGCAAGTACTGTTAGAACGTTATAAAACGAAAATCTATACATCGATCTACCATCAGGTTAAAGATCAATACTTAGCTGAAGATATTTTCCAAGAGACTTTTATCAAAGTTATCAATACCCTAAAAGCTGGTCGTTACAATGATGAAGGTAAGTTCTTGCCTTGGGTCATGCGTATTGCCCATAACATGGTTATCGATCATTTCAGAAAAGAAAAAAGAGCACCTAACGTAGTCAATAACGATGGTTTCGATATCTTTGAAATCTTGCAGTTCTCGGACGATAGTGTGGAAATGAAAATGGTAAAAGATCAACGTGATGTGGATCTTAAGAAAATCATCCAATTGCTTCCTGACGATCAAAAAGAAGTGCTGATCATGCGTCTTTTCTGTGATATGAGTTTTAAAGATATCGCGGACATTACTGAGGTAAGTATCAATACGGCCTTGGGGAGAATGCGTTATGCATTGAGCAACTTGAGAAAGATGATCGAGGAAAACAATATGATGTTTCAATTAGGATAA
- a CDS encoding zinc metallopeptidase, whose product MYWIIFIGIMVVSWIVQFTFRNKFKKYSEMPLSSGLSGAEIAQKMLNENGISDVQVISVEGQLTDHYNPAHRTVNLSPDVYHGRSVAAAAVAAHECGHAVQHATAYSWLQFRSAMVPIVSVASKLTTWVLMIGVIMMAFSGNVYVLAIGVAALALTTLFSFITLPVEFDASKRALAWLDASNITHSTEEHDGAKDALKWAAMTYVVAALSALVTLLYYASILFGRRD is encoded by the coding sequence ATGTACTGGATAATTTTTATCGGAATCATGGTAGTGAGCTGGATAGTTCAGTTTACTTTCAGAAATAAGTTCAAGAAATACTCGGAGATGCCACTGTCTTCAGGGCTTTCTGGAGCGGAGATAGCACAGAAGATGCTAAATGAGAATGGAATCAGTGATGTACAGGTTATTTCTGTGGAAGGACAATTGACAGACCACTACAACCCTGCACACAGAACGGTTAACTTAAGTCCTGATGTTTATCATGGACGTTCGGTTGCTGCTGCTGCCGTAGCTGCTCACGAATGTGGCCACGCAGTTCAACATGCAACAGCCTATTCTTGGTTGCAATTCCGTTCTGCTATGGTGCCAATCGTAAGTGTTGCCTCAAAATTGACCACATGGGTGTTGATGATCGGGGTAATCATGATGGCATTCTCCGGTAATGTGTATGTGTTGGCTATCGGAGTTGCTGCGCTTGCATTGACGACTTTGTTCAGCTTTATCACTTTACCTGTAGAATTTGATGCTTCAAAACGTGCTTTGGCTTGGTTGGATGCTTCCAATATTACCCATAGCACTGAAGAACATGATGGTGCTAAAGATGCTTTGAAATGGGCTGCCATGACTTATGTGGTTGCTGCACTTTCAGCATTGGTTACTTTACTGTACTACGCATCTATCTTGTTCGGTAGAAGAGACTAA
- the ffh gene encoding signal recognition particle protein: MFSNLQDKLDRAFKVLKGQGNITEINVAETMKEIRKALLDADVNYKTAKTFTDDVKQKALGENVLTSISPGQLLTKIMNDELTELMGGTVTELEITKNPTIILIAGLNGAGKTTFSGKLANFLKASKGKKPLLVAGDVYRPAAIDQLEVLGQQVGVPVYVDRESTDPIGIAVAGVEEAKRNGQNVVIIDTAGRLAIDEALMKEITAVKDATQPHEILFVVDSMTGQDAVNTAKAFNDRLDFTGVVLTKLDGDTRGGAALSIKSVVNKPIKFIGTGEKMEALDVFHPDRMASRILGMGDVVSLVERAQQQFDEKQAAELQKKIRKNKFDFNDFKSQIQQIKKMGNMKDLMGMIPGVGKAIKDVEIDDDAFKPIEAIIDSMTPFERENPDAIDPKRRNRIAKGSGTSLDEVNKLMKQFSDMRKVMKQMSNPGMAAKMMRNMPKMPGKPF, from the coding sequence ATGTTTTCAAATCTACAGGATAAATTAGACAGGGCCTTTAAGGTATTAAAGGGGCAGGGTAATATTACAGAGATCAACGTTGCGGAAACCATGAAAGAAATTCGCAAGGCATTATTGGATGCCGATGTGAATTACAAGACTGCCAAAACGTTTACCGATGATGTAAAGCAAAAAGCTTTAGGTGAGAATGTATTGACCAGTATCTCTCCAGGTCAGTTGTTGACCAAGATCATGAACGATGAGCTTACGGAGTTGATGGGTGGTACGGTAACCGAGCTTGAAATTACGAAGAACCCGACTATTATCTTGATTGCTGGTTTGAACGGTGCTGGTAAGACGACCTTCTCTGGTAAGTTGGCCAACTTCCTGAAAGCATCTAAAGGCAAAAAACCTTTATTGGTAGCGGGTGACGTTTATCGTCCTGCGGCGATCGATCAATTGGAGGTGTTGGGACAACAAGTTGGAGTTCCGGTTTATGTTGATCGTGAATCAACAGATCCAATCGGAATCGCTGTTGCCGGTGTTGAAGAAGCGAAGCGCAATGGTCAAAACGTGGTTATCATCGATACCGCTGGTCGTTTGGCGATTGACGAAGCTTTGATGAAAGAGATTACCGCGGTGAAAGATGCTACTCAACCACATGAGATCTTGTTCGTTGTGGATTCCATGACGGGTCAAGATGCGGTGAACACTGCGAAAGCTTTCAACGACCGTTTAGACTTCACCGGTGTGGTATTGACCAAATTAGATGGTGATACCCGTGGTGGTGCTGCTCTTTCCATTAAATCTGTGGTAAACAAACCGATCAAGTTTATCGGTACCGGCGAGAAAATGGAAGCATTGGATGTTTTCCACCCTGATCGTATGGCTTCCCGTATCTTAGGTATGGGTGACGTGGTTTCCTTGGTAGAGCGTGCTCAACAACAATTTGACGAGAAACAAGCAGCGGAACTTCAGAAGAAAATCCGTAAGAATAAATTTGATTTCAACGACTTTAAATCGCAGATCCAACAGATCAAGAAAATGGGTAACATGAAGGATTTGATGGGCATGATTCCAGGTGTTGGAAAAGCAATTAAGGATGTTGAGATCGACGATGATGCATTCAAACCGATTGAAGCCATTATTGATTCCATGACTCCGTTTGAGCGTGAAAATCCAGATGCAATCGATCCTAAAAGAAGGAACAGGATTGCAAAAGGTTCTGGAACTAGCCTTGATGAAGTGAACAAACTGATGAAGCAGTTCTCGGATATGCGTAAAGTCATGAAGCAAATGTCTAACCCAGGTATGGCTGCCAAGATGATGCGTAATATGCCTAAGATGCCTGGAAAACCTTTCTAG
- a CDS encoding NADH-quinone oxidoreductase subunit A yields MDDPGQISEYGKILLMAIIGIVLVCATMFLARILSPKNPNPIKLSTYECGEETTGTSWVQFNPRFYVIALVFLLFDVELIFIFPWATVFGNAELNAIDPRWGWFTLIEMAIFLAVLIVGLLYVWKSGDISWIKPRHVKPTVAVGIPASAYEQLNAQQYVVKDYKEQEIEEVLAEKAASPVKMGFKPKFKKPSSES; encoded by the coding sequence ATGGACGACCCCGGGCAGATATCGGAATATGGTAAGATACTTTTAATGGCTATCATTGGTATCGTATTGGTTTGTGCCACCATGTTCCTAGCTCGAATCTTGTCGCCGAAAAATCCTAATCCTATTAAATTAAGTACCTATGAATGTGGTGAGGAGACCACGGGAACTTCTTGGGTACAGTTTAATCCGCGATTTTATGTAATTGCCTTGGTATTCCTGTTGTTTGACGTGGAACTGATCTTTATTTTTCCATGGGCAACGGTATTCGGGAATGCAGAACTCAATGCCATTGATCCTCGATGGGGTTGGTTTACCTTGATTGAAATGGCGATATTCCTTGCTGTTCTGATCGTAGGATTGCTTTACGTATGGAAAAGTGGGGATATCAGTTGGATCAAGCCTAGGCATGTGAAACCGACCGTTGCGGTGGGGATTCCGGCTTCTGCGTATGAACAATTGAATGCACAACAATATGTTGTGAAGGATTACAAAGAACAGGAGATAGAAGAAGTCTTGGCAGAGAAAGCTGCTTCACCGGTAAAAATGGGATTCAAGCCTAAGTTTAAGAAACCAAGTTCAGAATCATGA
- a CDS encoding NADH-quinone oxidoreductase subunit B has translation MSLDQQLQQNNGVIIAKMDDLLNWARLSSMWPISFGIACCAIEMMGAMAATYDLDRLGVFPRPSPRQSDVMIIAGTVTFKMADRIKKLYEQMPDPKYVISMGSCSNCGGPYWQHGYHVVKGVDKIIPVDVYVQGCPPRPEALIGAFLELQKKIEQQSLLKGDIFPVEVEQ, from the coding sequence ATGAGTTTAGACCAACAATTGCAACAAAATAATGGGGTAATCATCGCTAAGATGGATGACCTCTTAAATTGGGCTAGGTTATCCTCGATGTGGCCTATTAGTTTTGGTATTGCTTGCTGTGCCATAGAGATGATGGGCGCGATGGCGGCGACTTATGATCTGGATAGGTTAGGGGTATTCCCAAGGCCTTCGCCTAGGCAATCTGATGTCATGATCATTGCCGGCACGGTGACATTCAAGATGGCAGACCGGATCAAGAAACTCTATGAGCAGATGCCTGACCCGAAATATGTCATATCCATGGGTTCCTGTTCCAATTGTGGCGGACCGTATTGGCAGCATGGTTACCATGTGGTCAAAGGGGTTGATAAAATCATACCTGTGGATGTCTATGTGCAAGGTTGTCCTCCCAGACCTGAAGCACTGATCGGTGCATTTTTAGAATTACAGAAAAAAATAGAACAACAGTCTTTGCTGAAAGGGGATATTTTCCCAGTAGAAGTAGAGCAATAG
- a CDS encoding 5-(carboxyamino)imidazole ribonucleotide synthase encodes MAKDFYGDLRLGILGGGQLGRMLIQEAINFNVNVHVLDPDPNAPCKKLCNQFEVGSLADFDTVYNFGKDLDMVTIEIEKVNVDALEALEEEGVLVYPQSRVIRLIQDKGLQKQFFKQNDIPTSAFQFISNKEGLANCQITLPYIQKLRKDGYDGKGVKKINSQADFETAFDAPSIVEELVPFEKEIAVMVARNDKGEMMTFPMVEMEFNPQVNLVEFLISPSTYSFDIQMKAESIAMKIANDLQIVGVLAVEMFLTADGDILVNELAPRPHNSGHQTIEGNYTSQFGQHLRAIFNLPLGNTASRANAIMVNLLGEPGYEGLARYEGIEEALGIEGVYVHLYGKKYTKPFRKMGHVTIVNQDRAIAIENARKVQELIKVIA; translated from the coding sequence ATGGCAAAAGATTTTTATGGTGATTTGCGCCTAGGAATTTTAGGCGGTGGCCAATTAGGTCGTATGCTTATCCAAGAAGCAATAAACTTTAATGTAAACGTTCATGTATTGGATCCTGATCCAAATGCTCCTTGCAAGAAATTGTGCAATCAATTTGAGGTAGGTTCGCTAGCCGATTTTGATACCGTTTATAATTTCGGTAAGGATTTGGATATGGTAACGATTGAAATTGAGAAGGTGAATGTAGATGCCCTTGAAGCATTGGAAGAAGAGGGTGTTTTGGTATATCCTCAATCCAGGGTAATTAGGTTGATCCAGGATAAAGGTCTGCAGAAGCAGTTCTTTAAGCAAAATGATATCCCGACTTCGGCATTTCAATTTATATCCAATAAAGAAGGTTTGGCAAACTGCCAGATTACTTTACCTTATATCCAGAAGTTGCGTAAAGACGGTTATGATGGCAAAGGTGTAAAGAAGATTAATTCGCAGGCTGATTTTGAGACGGCTTTTGATGCGCCGAGTATAGTAGAGGAGCTGGTTCCTTTTGAAAAGGAAATCGCTGTGATGGTTGCCCGCAATGATAAGGGAGAAATGATGACTTTCCCAATGGTAGAAATGGAATTCAATCCTCAGGTGAACTTGGTGGAATTCCTGATCTCTCCATCTACCTATTCTTTTGATATACAGATGAAAGCGGAAAGCATTGCGATGAAAATCGCGAATGACCTTCAGATTGTCGGCGTTTTGGCAGTGGAGATGTTCCTGACTGCTGATGGAGATATTTTGGTCAATGAATTGGCCCCACGACCACATAATTCAGGCCATCAAACGATCGAAGGAAACTATACTTCGCAATTCGGTCAACATTTAAGGGCAATCTTTAACCTGCCGTTGGGCAATACCGCTTCAAGAGCGAATGCCATTATGGTCAATTTATTGGGTGAGCCAGGTTATGAAGGGTTGGCAAGGTATGAAGGTATTGAGGAGGCTTTGGGCATTGAGGGGGTATATGTACATTTGTACGGTAAGAAATATACAAAACCTTTCCGCAAGATGGGGCATGTGACGATCGTGAATCAAGATCGCGCAATCGCTATCGAAAATGCGAGAAAAGTTCAGGAATTGATCAAAGTAATTGCATAA
- the purE gene encoding 5-(carboxyamino)imidazole ribonucleotide mutase, with the protein MENAKVAVIMGSKSDLPVMQDAIEVLKYLGVSYEVSIVSAHRTPKRMFDFAEQAAGRGLKVIIAGAGGAAHLPGMVASITHLPVIGVPVKSSNSIDGWDSVLSILQMPNGIPVATVALNAAKNAGILAAQILATSDEQLGARILDFKKELKEKVEENAEEVERLVF; encoded by the coding sequence ATGGAAAACGCAAAAGTAGCTGTAATCATGGGAAGCAAGTCAGACTTGCCAGTGATGCAGGATGCCATTGAGGTTTTAAAATATTTAGGGGTATCGTATGAGGTGAGCATTGTTTCGGCGCACCGTACTCCAAAACGTATGTTTGATTTTGCTGAGCAGGCGGCAGGTCGTGGATTGAAGGTAATCATTGCTGGAGCAGGTGGTGCTGCGCACTTACCGGGCATGGTTGCATCGATTACGCATTTGCCAGTGATCGGTGTTCCGGTCAAGTCTTCTAATTCGATTGACGGCTGGGATTCCGTGCTTTCTATCTTACAGATGCCTAATGGTATTCCGGTGGCTACAGTGGCCTTAAATGCAGCGAAAAACGCGGGTATTCTTGCCGCTCAGATCTTGGCGACCAGTGATGAGCAATTAGGAGCTAGGATTTTGGATTTCAAGAAAGAACTGAAAGAAAAAGTAGAGGAAAATGCTGAAGAGGTAGAACGCTTGGTATTTTAG
- a CDS encoding sugar phosphate isomerase/epimerase: MTQSRRSFLKLASMGLVGGLVAPHLISCDSLNKKSGSPLKNIGLQLFTLRELLAQNPQEVLKSVAKVGYTHVETYGADPHNGAFWGISVDELKKILNDNNLKTHSGHYDLGKYLDKDSTDKENIEKYIEIAHNLGQEYIIAPVPPMHKLNQLNQSDYQYMAEQLNKAGEMSKKAGIKMGYHNHFWEFKEFGNGTNGLDVLLAFTEKDLVDFELDMYWITKAGVTPQSYFSKHPGRFPLWHIKDMDRAFSTPLDINKIDPKTGKRDSLDLMETMKSIKYAEVGSGSIDFISISQFASESGLKYAFVEQDEIYSPDKYASIKKSYDYVQKTFK, encoded by the coding sequence ATGACACAATCAAGAAGAAGTTTCCTAAAGCTTGCGAGCATGGGATTAGTTGGTGGTCTTGTTGCTCCTCATTTGATTTCTTGTGATAGCTTGAACAAAAAATCAGGCTCTCCACTTAAAAACATTGGTTTACAGTTATTCACTCTTCGCGAACTTCTCGCTCAAAACCCTCAAGAAGTTTTAAAATCGGTTGCTAAGGTCGGCTATACCCATGTCGAAACCTATGGCGCTGATCCGCACAATGGTGCATTCTGGGGAATTTCCGTCGATGAGCTCAAAAAGATCCTGAACGACAATAACCTAAAAACACACAGTGGACACTATGATCTAGGAAAATACCTAGATAAAGATAGTACAGACAAGGAAAACATCGAGAAATACATCGAAATTGCGCATAACCTTGGCCAGGAATATATCATTGCTCCTGTCCCGCCGATGCACAAATTGAATCAACTCAATCAATCTGACTATCAGTACATGGCCGAACAGCTGAACAAAGCCGGCGAAATGTCCAAAAAAGCAGGTATCAAAATGGGCTATCACAACCACTTCTGGGAATTTAAGGAATTCGGAAATGGAACAAACGGCCTAGATGTCCTATTGGCATTCACTGAGAAAGATCTCGTGGATTTTGAATTGGATATGTACTGGATCACCAAAGCTGGTGTTACACCACAGTCCTATTTCTCTAAACATCCAGGGCGTTTCCCATTATGGCATATCAAGGACATGGATAGAGCTTTCTCCACTCCTTTAGATATCAATAAAATTGATCCTAAGACCGGTAAAAGGGATAGCCTAGACCTGATGGAAACCATGAAAAGCATCAAGTATGCCGAAGTGGGTTCCGGTAGCATTGACTTTATTTCTATTTCACAGTTCGCCAGCGAAAGTGGATTGAAATATGCCTTCGTAGAACAGGATGAAATCTATTCACCTGATAAATACGCTAGCATCAAGAAGAGCTACGACTATGTTCAAAAGACATTCAAATAA
- the frr gene encoding ribosome recycling factor, with translation MNELISLQLDDCKDGMTKAVAHTESELTKIRAGKASPGMLDGIYVDYYGTPTPLSQVSNINTPDARTIVVQPWEKNLLSTIEKAIMDSNIGLNPQNDGSIIRLAVPPLTEERRRDLVKKVKEETEKGRVAIRNIRKDSNEQIKKLKNDGASEDEIKVGEAEVQKLTDTYIAKVDQLAELKEKDIMTI, from the coding sequence ATGAACGAATTAATTTCACTTCAACTGGACGACTGCAAAGATGGTATGACGAAAGCTGTAGCTCATACTGAATCTGAATTAACCAAGATTCGTGCAGGTAAAGCTAGTCCTGGTATGCTTGATGGAATTTATGTTGATTACTACGGCACGCCAACGCCTTTATCGCAAGTCAGCAACATAAACACACCAGATGCAAGAACCATCGTTGTACAACCATGGGAAAAAAACCTTCTTTCAACTATCGAGAAGGCTATCATGGATTCTAACATAGGTTTGAACCCACAAAATGACGGTTCAATCATCCGCCTAGCGGTTCCTCCCCTTACTGAAGAACGTCGTCGTGATTTAGTGAAAAAAGTTAAAGAAGAAACTGAAAAAGGTCGTGTTGCTATCCGTAACATCCGTAAGGATTCCAACGAGCAAATCAAGAAATTGAAAAACGACGGTGCTTCTGAAGATGAAATCAAGGTAGGTGAAGCTGAAGTACAAAAATTGACCGATACGTATATCGCAAAAGTTGACCAGTTAGCCGAATTGAAAGAAAAAGATATCATGACGATCTAA
- the pyrH gene encoding UMP kinase: MKYKRILLKLSGEALMGEQSYGIDINRVQQYAQDIQELHSLGMEIAIVIGGGNIYRGLSAEKAGMDRVQADYMGMLATVINSMALQDALEKEGMKTRLLTAIKMEQICEPFIRRRAVRHLEKGRIVIFGAGTGNPYFTTDTAASLRAIEINADAVLKGTRVDGIYTADPEKDPTAKKFDHISFTDVYEKGLNVMDMTAFTLCQENNLPIIVFDMNKPGNLMKLANGEHVGTVVS; the protein is encoded by the coding sequence ATGAAATACAAACGCATCCTACTTAAACTTAGTGGCGAAGCTTTAATGGGCGAGCAAAGCTACGGTATCGACATTAATCGTGTTCAACAATACGCACAAGACATTCAGGAACTTCATAGCTTAGGCATGGAAATCGCCATCGTCATCGGTGGAGGAAACATCTATCGTGGCCTTAGCGCTGAAAAAGCTGGTATGGACCGTGTACAGGCAGATTACATGGGAATGTTAGCTACCGTGATCAATTCAATGGCATTACAAGATGCCCTTGAAAAAGAAGGCATGAAAACTCGTCTATTGACAGCGATCAAAATGGAACAGATCTGTGAACCATTTATCCGCAGACGTGCTGTACGTCACTTGGAAAAAGGTCGTATCGTTATCTTCGGTGCTGGTACGGGTAACCCATACTTCACTACCGATACCGCGGCATCTTTACGTGCTATTGAAATCAATGCTGACGCTGTACTTAAAGGTACTCGTGTGGACGGTATCTATACTGCAGACCCTGAGAAAGATCCTACGGCGAAGAAATTTGACCATATCTCCTTTACTGATGTCTACGAAAAAGGATTGAATGTAATGGATATGACGGCATTTACGCTTTGCCAAGAAAACAACCTACCTATTATCGTTTTCGACATGAACAAACCAGGCAACCTCATGAAACTTGCCAACGGTGAACATGTTGGAACTGTGGTTAGTTAA
- the bshA gene encoding N-acetyl-alpha-D-glucosaminyl L-malate synthase BshA: MKIGIVCYPTFGGSGVVATELGKALANNGHQVHFITYSQPARLDFFSENLFYHEVAINQYPLFDFPPYETALASKLVDVVRFEGLDLLHVHYAIPHASVAFLAKQILETYGINIPVVTTLHGTDITLVGKDKSFSPVVTFSINKSDGVTTVSENLREQTLDYFDITNDIKVIPNFIDLQRFHNKNHEHFKKAIAPNQERIIVHTSNFRKVKRVEDVVRIFHKVTQKVPSKLLMVGDGPERRNAEELARELDITDCIRFLGKQDAIEEILSIADLFLMPSGSESFGLAALEAMACKVPVVSSNTGGLPELNKEGFSGFLSDVGDIDDMAKNSIYILEDCQRLNEFKENALQRAKDFELSKIVPIYEEFYSQVIEKVKKGNKSN; encoded by the coding sequence ATGAAGATAGGCATTGTATGTTATCCAACTTTTGGGGGAAGTGGTGTAGTCGCAACCGAACTGGGTAAAGCATTAGCAAACAACGGACATCAGGTTCATTTTATCACCTATAGCCAACCTGCAAGACTAGATTTTTTCTCAGAGAACTTATTCTATCACGAAGTAGCAATCAACCAATATCCACTTTTTGATTTCCCTCCTTATGAAACAGCATTGGCCAGTAAACTGGTTGATGTGGTTCGTTTCGAAGGCTTGGATCTTTTACATGTGCATTATGCAATCCCTCATGCCTCCGTGGCTTTCCTAGCAAAACAGATTCTGGAAACCTATGGCATCAATATACCCGTAGTCACTACCCTCCACGGTACAGATATCACCTTGGTCGGTAAGGACAAGAGCTTTAGCCCAGTTGTTACCTTCTCCATCAATAAATCCGATGGCGTAACTACGGTATCTGAAAATTTAAGGGAACAAACCTTGGATTATTTCGATATCACAAATGACATCAAGGTCATTCCAAACTTTATCGATCTGCAAAGATTCCATAATAAGAACCACGAACATTTTAAAAAAGCAATTGCACCAAACCAGGAACGCATCATTGTCCATACTTCCAATTTCAGGAAAGTAAAACGCGTTGAAGATGTAGTACGTATATTCCATAAAGTAACCCAAAAGGTCCCTAGCAAACTTTTGATGGTAGGTGATGGCCCAGAACGTAGAAATGCCGAAGAATTAGCAAGGGAATTAGACATTACGGATTGCATCCGTTTTCTGGGCAAGCAAGACGCTATCGAAGAGATCCTTTCCATTGCCGACCTATTCTTGATGCCTTCAGGTTCAGAGAGCTTTGGTTTGGCAGCATTGGAAGCCATGGCCTGCAAGGTTCCAGTCGTTTCCTCCAATACAGGCGGATTACCGGAACTGAACAAAGAGGGTTTCAGTGGATTCCTGAGTGACGTCGGTGATATTGACGATATGGCTAAAAACTCCATCTATATCTTGGAAGACTGCCAACGTCTGAATGAATTTAAAGAGAATGCCCTACAGCGAGCAAAGGACTTTGAACTCAGCAAAATCGTCCCTATTTACGAAGAATTTTATTCACAGGTCATCGAAAAGGTAAAAAAAGGAAATAAATCTAATTAA
- a CDS encoding BlaI/MecI/CopY family transcriptional regulator, with product MNELKELTKAEEQIMHSLWEMGGGFVKDIIEVLPEPKPAYNTVSTIVRILETKGFVDHESFGKSHRYFPKIEKEEYKKLITGKLLQGYFENSASSMLSFFLEEKKLDVQDLDEIMKLIQKHKK from the coding sequence ATGAACGAGTTAAAAGAACTAACAAAGGCGGAGGAGCAAATCATGCACAGTCTATGGGAAATGGGGGGTGGATTTGTGAAGGATATCATTGAAGTTTTACCAGAACCGAAGCCGGCTTATAATACAGTATCAACCATTGTGCGGATTCTCGAGACCAAGGGTTTTGTGGATCATGAGTCTTTTGGGAAGAGCCATCGCTATTTTCCAAAGATTGAAAAAGAAGAGTATAAGAAATTAATAACCGGAAAACTCTTACAAGGTTATTTTGAGAATTCTGCGAGTTCAATGCTTTCTTTCTTCTTGGAGGAGAAAAAGCTGGATGTGCAGGATTTGGATGAAATCATGAAACTTATTCAGAAGCATAAGAAATAA
- a CDS encoding energy transducer TonB produces MTYLLISNLSLALFFLIYRYGLRKLTFFTMNRWYLLCSVLISYIMPLFLFIELQVPEIMQITLPVLDLTGNAVQVSPTSAEVQSQQPGWLADKWMQLGYWLGVLIAAGLLISRVLQLVVSRLSVRNIHGSYSFFNIVKLNVKNEDTKMIRAHEDIHVKQGHSYDIMFMEIIRVFNWFNPLLIWIRDELKYQHEFIVDEQFAENKVAYAELLVAYAMNVHPNQLSHEFSNNSLLKERINMIFKDKSNTRNRLFYLSVLPIAALIMGLVVNCKSPNKDKTERTAVVEENTNPQISADSNNNAEMDQGTVSNEVQGSSSGQENDLKKESEVNAANKANPHDEPGKKVTGNFGVFDFDQVEVKPTYPGGIDKFRQEVGQNLEYPQEAIDAGIRGKIELSFVIGKDGEIKDVKVIKDLNYGTGQAAVNALKGTKKWRPGIAYGFPAEVRYILPLRLDLSQI; encoded by the coding sequence ATGACCTATCTACTGATATCAAATCTGTCTTTAGCACTGTTTTTCCTTATCTATCGATATGGATTGAGGAAGCTGACCTTCTTTACGATGAACCGCTGGTATTTATTGTGCAGTGTCTTGATTTCCTATATCATGCCTTTGTTTCTCTTTATTGAATTACAGGTTCCGGAAATCATGCAGATAACATTGCCGGTGTTGGACCTGACGGGGAATGCTGTGCAGGTAAGTCCAACTTCAGCTGAAGTGCAATCTCAACAACCGGGATGGTTGGCGGATAAATGGATGCAGTTGGGCTATTGGCTTGGGGTCCTCATTGCAGCAGGGTTGTTGATATCTCGTGTTTTACAGTTAGTTGTAAGTAGGTTGTCCGTTAGGAATATACATGGAAGCTATTCATTTTTTAACATCGTTAAGTTGAATGTTAAAAACGAGGATACAAAAATGATCCGAGCGCATGAGGATATCCATGTTAAACAAGGACATAGCTATGATATTATGTTTATGGAGATTATCCGGGTTTTCAACTGGTTTAATCCGCTATTAATCTGGATAAGGGATGAGCTGAAGTATCAGCATGAATTTATCGTTGATGAGCAATTTGCAGAAAATAAAGTTGCCTATGCGGAATTGCTGGTTGCTTATGCCATGAATGTTCATCCGAATCAACTGAGTCATGAGTTTTCCAATAATTCACTTTTAAAGGAAAGAATTAATATGATTTTTAAAGATAAATCGAATACAAGAAACAGACTGTTTTACCTGTCCGTATTGCCAATTGCAGCATTGATTATGGGTTTGGTGGTGAATTGCAAATCACCCAATAAGGATAAAACGGAAAGAACAGCTGTCGTTGAGGAGAACACAAATCCTCAGATATCTGCAGATTCGAATAATAATGCTGAGATGGATCAAGGCACAGTATCAAACGAGGTGCAGGGCAGTAGTTCTGGGCAGGAAAATGACCTGAAAAAAGAGTCCGAGGTCAATGCTGCAAACAAGGCGAATCCCCATGATGAACCTGGCAAAAAAGTTACTGGCAATTTTGGGGTATTTGATTTTGACCAAGTTGAAGTAAAACCAACCTATCCAGGAGGAATTGATAAATTTAGGCAGGAAGTTGGCCAGAACTTAGAATATCCACAGGAAGCTATAGATGCAGGTATTAGAGGGAAAATAGAACTTTCATTTGTAATAGGTAAAGATGGTGAGATAAAGGATGTTAAGGTTATTAAGGATTTAAATTATGGTACAGGGCAGGCTGCAGTAAATGCTTTAAAGGGCACCAAAAAATGGAGACCAGGAATTGCTTATGGATTTCCAGCCGAGGTAAGATATATCCTTCCCCTTAGATTAGATCTTTCTCAGATTTAA